Proteins found in one Serinicoccus marinus DSM 15273 genomic segment:
- a CDS encoding FAD-dependent oxidoreductase, whose translation MSGTRPGLVPGRDRRAQLHRAAPGAARLTTDQDVVVVGGGIAGIAAAVTLVERGARVTLVEAQESLGGRVRSWPVGDGRTMSRGFHAFFRQYYTLRALLRRVDPRGERLVPVPDYPLRRGDGLTDSFAALPASPPANLAAFVLRSPTFPVTGSPTCTHLPSALELISTSYPESHERYDGESAADFLDRLRFPEGARHLALEVFARSFFAHPSEFGAGELVGMFHTYFTGSSEGLIFDVPDDDYDTALWAPLCRYLEQHGAQVRTGERVEALEQRPEGGWDVEVAGERHTADAVVLATDPRATRHLVQPWAASAATTDEATRSWHERVAAGRNAPPFAVLRLWLDRPVEAGREAFLGTSGYDLLDNITVLERFERGAEVWAQEHAGSVVELHGYAVDPARDEGVAGQGRCGLDEQAVRERLVSSLHQVYPETADAVVLHEELLVEDDCGLVSTGPWRDRLTVDTPYPGLVLAGDGLRTAWPIALMERAAVTGVLAANELLSGWGVRGEDLWTVPLQGLLRRRPGRTVA comes from the coding sequence GTGAGCGGCACGCGCCCGGGCCTCGTGCCGGGACGGGACCGCCGCGCTCAGCTGCACCGCGCCGCCCCGGGAGCAGCCCGGCTGACGACGGACCAGGACGTGGTCGTCGTGGGAGGCGGCATCGCCGGGATCGCCGCCGCCGTGACGCTCGTCGAGCGCGGCGCGCGGGTCACCCTGGTCGAGGCGCAGGAGAGCCTCGGCGGACGGGTCAGGTCCTGGCCGGTGGGCGACGGGCGCACCATGTCGCGCGGCTTCCACGCCTTCTTCCGGCAGTACTACACCCTGCGGGCGCTGCTGCGGCGGGTCGACCCGCGGGGTGAGCGGCTCGTGCCCGTACCCGACTACCCGCTGCGCCGCGGCGACGGGCTCACCGACAGCTTCGCCGCCCTGCCGGCCTCACCCCCCGCCAACCTGGCGGCCTTCGTGCTGCGCAGCCCCACCTTCCCCGTCACCGGCTCGCCGACGTGCACCCACCTGCCGAGCGCGCTGGAGCTCATCAGCACGTCCTACCCGGAGAGCCACGAGCGCTACGACGGTGAGTCCGCGGCCGACTTCCTGGACCGGCTGCGCTTCCCGGAGGGCGCCCGCCACCTCGCGCTGGAGGTCTTCGCGCGGTCCTTCTTCGCCCACCCCTCGGAGTTCGGCGCCGGCGAGCTCGTCGGGATGTTCCACACCTACTTCACCGGCTCCTCCGAGGGCCTGATCTTCGACGTGCCCGACGACGACTACGACACCGCCCTCTGGGCCCCCCTGTGCCGCTACCTCGAGCAGCACGGTGCGCAGGTGCGGACCGGCGAGCGGGTGGAGGCGCTGGAGCAGCGGCCGGAAGGCGGCTGGGACGTCGAGGTGGCGGGCGAGCGGCATACCGCCGACGCGGTCGTGCTCGCGACCGACCCCCGCGCGACCCGGCACCTGGTGCAGCCGTGGGCCGCGTCGGCGGCGACGACGGACGAGGCGACCCGTTCCTGGCACGAGCGCGTCGCGGCCGGGCGCAACGCGCCACCCTTCGCCGTGCTGCGGCTGTGGCTGGACCGCCCGGTCGAGGCCGGTCGCGAGGCCTTCCTCGGGACCAGCGGCTACGACCTGCTGGACAACATCACGGTCCTGGAGCGTTTCGAGCGCGGCGCGGAGGTCTGGGCGCAGGAGCACGCCGGTTCGGTCGTGGAGCTGCACGGGTATGCCGTCGACCCGGCTCGGGACGAGGGTGTCGCCGGGCAGGGACGCTGCGGGCTGGACGAGCAGGCCGTCCGGGAGCGGCTGGTCAGCTCCCTGCACCAGGTCTACCCCGAGACCGCGGACGCGGTCGTGCTGCACGAGGAGCTCCTGGTCGAGGACGACTGCGGGCTGGTCAGCACCGGGCCGTGGCGGGACCGGCTCACGGTGGACACCCCCTACCCCGGGCTCGTGCTCGCCGGTGACGGCCTGCGCACCGCGTGGCCCATCGCCCTCATGGAGCGCGCGGCGGTCACCGGGGTGCTGGCGGCGAACGAGCTGCTCTCCGGGTGGGGCGTCCGGGGCGAGGACCTCTGGACCGTGCCGCTCCAGGGACTGCTGAGACGCCGGCCGGGCCGGACGGTGGCGTGA
- a CDS encoding methyltransferase domain-containing protein, translating into MDRLNDPPSPSLTGSPTSPQEDEVDQLDEAFDRAAPRYDLLTRLNPGYHRALRLAARGLVSRLEVPGAALSSADQAPLTLWDLGCGSGLSTQALLRSTGPQVRIVGLDASAGMLRQAREKDWPAGVSFVHATAQQLPAIAAEELGRPADGAFAAYLLRNVPEEQRDAVLRSVLEQVRPGGWVALQDYHVTGDARAERTWTAVCRGMVTPLATVTGGHPAIYRYLWRSVLDNDSTAVLEDRVRRAGFVDLSWSTAGGWQRGILHTLLARRPQQEGGLS; encoded by the coding sequence GTGGACCGCCTCAACGACCCGCCCTCGCCCAGCCTCACCGGCAGCCCGACGTCACCGCAGGAGGATGAGGTCGACCAGCTCGACGAGGCCTTCGACCGGGCGGCCCCGCGCTACGACCTGCTGACCCGGCTCAACCCGGGCTACCACCGTGCCCTACGGCTCGCGGCCCGTGGGCTCGTCTCGCGGCTCGAGGTCCCCGGCGCCGCGCTCAGCAGCGCCGACCAGGCGCCCCTGACCCTCTGGGACCTCGGCTGCGGCTCGGGCCTGTCCACGCAGGCCCTCCTTCGCTCCACCGGCCCGCAGGTCAGGATCGTCGGGCTGGACGCCTCGGCCGGCATGCTGCGGCAGGCGCGGGAGAAAGACTGGCCCGCCGGGGTGAGCTTCGTGCACGCCACCGCGCAGCAGCTGCCCGCCATCGCCGCCGAGGAGCTCGGTCGCCCGGCGGACGGCGCCTTCGCGGCATACCTCCTGCGCAACGTGCCCGAGGAGCAGCGGGACGCGGTGCTGCGCTCGGTCCTGGAGCAGGTGCGTCCCGGCGGATGGGTCGCGCTGCAGGACTACCACGTGACCGGGGACGCCCGGGCCGAACGCACCTGGACCGCTGTCTGCCGTGGGATGGTGACGCCGCTCGCCACCGTGACCGGTGGTCATCCGGCCATCTACCGCTACCTGTGGCGCAGCGTGCTCGACAACGACAGCACCGCCGTCCTGGAGGACCGGGTCCGGCGGGCGGGCTTCGTGGACCTGTCCTGGAGCACGGCCGGTGGCTGGCAGCGCGGGATCCTGCACACCCTGCTGGCCCGTCGCCCGCAGCAGGAGGGAGGGCTCTCGTGA
- a CDS encoding ABC transporter permease, which yields MVWTPGRTADEQLSPGGSIVAGQAGFFLLFTVGFGVLGIVVEREWGTLARVLSTPIPRWWVPLSKGLSSWVLGVVATLALLTAGSLLLDDVDLGSPPVVAVLVAAVVAAATSISFVVVRVAGTAEQAGIAQTIVAITLGMSGGAFFRVPSTGTLGQLLQLNPVAALGRGLGITAGGGGVTALGPTLLTLLVFTVVMLLLARVLPGRRELV from the coding sequence GTGGTCTGGACCCCCGGCCGCACGGCCGACGAGCAGCTCAGCCCGGGAGGCTCGATCGTGGCGGGGCAGGCCGGCTTCTTCCTGCTCTTCACCGTCGGCTTCGGCGTGCTCGGGATCGTCGTGGAGCGGGAGTGGGGGACGCTGGCGCGTGTCCTCTCGACGCCGATACCCCGCTGGTGGGTGCCGCTCTCCAAGGGGTTGTCGAGCTGGGTGCTCGGGGTGGTCGCCACGCTCGCCCTCCTCACGGCCGGGTCGCTGCTCCTCGACGACGTGGACCTCGGCTCACCGCCCGTCGTGGCCGTGCTCGTGGCGGCGGTGGTGGCCGCCGCCACCTCGATCAGCTTCGTCGTGGTCCGGGTCGCCGGCACCGCGGAGCAGGCCGGGATCGCGCAGACCATCGTCGCGATCACGCTGGGAATGAGCGGTGGCGCCTTCTTCCGGGTGCCCTCGACCGGCACCCTCGGGCAGCTGCTCCAGCTCAACCCGGTGGCCGCGCTGGGGCGGGGTCTGGGGATCACGGCCGGCGGCGGTGGGGTGACGGCGCTCGGGCCCACCCTGCTCACGCTGCTCGTGTTCACCGTGGTGATGCTGCTGCTCGCGCGGGTCCTGCCCGGACGGAGGGAGCTGGTATGA